The DNA sequence CCGGGTTAAATATCAAAAAAGGCTCATAAATGGCCTCAAAATTCTGGTCAAAGCTTCCCAAAACATTTCCCTGCATGATCCTTAACGAATCTGTTGACGTCAATTCGAAATCAGCAAGCGAAAAGCCCGGCTCTATTTTTTCATAATAACCAGCCCATTGGGCTAATGTGCTGTCCGAATTTTTGTCTAAGTTGAATTTTTGTGTTTCCGGTTGAGGTGTCAAGGACTCCTGAGCAGGCGAACCCTTATTTATTTTCCAGTCCGCACAGGAACTGAGGCAAATCGATGCAATAATGATATAAACAGGTACTCTCACTATAATACATGTTAAGGTTGCGAGCTTGGCGATTTATACGTTGGTCGTAAACATACAAAAATCCACAGGCAAAGAAATTAATCGGGATTACTTTTAATGAGTGAGATGGTAAATTCCAATTCTGTGTCCTTATTGCCGGCAAAATCGTCTAAAGAGGGAGCAACGGTGTAGTCAGGCAGTATTCCCCGGCCTTTGAGAGGCTCGTAACCGTTCAGATTGACCACTCTTTTTACAAATGGAATATCTACCCTGATTTTTGTATTGGGTAAAGTGATATCCGTGCCTGTGCCGGAAACCGGGCCTTCCATGTCCCCGCCGCTTTCTTCCCCGATGAATATGGCATCTTTCCTGTTCACCCGTATTAATGTAGCAAGTATTGATGCCGCCGACCCGGTGGCGCCGTTTATAAGAACATATAAATTATGCTGGTAGGCTTTGGGATCGCGTTGCATAGGGCGGGACCATTCTTCCGTTTCATATTCTGCGTCTGACCGGTAGGTGCCATCCTTCTGAAGGATGAAGAGTTCGTCTGGATAATCCTTTAGGGCGGTAGAGTCAGAAAAATACTGTCTTACATCAGGAAACCGGTAATTTTTAACCTCGTGGTAGTTGTAAGGTCGAAAGTCCTGCTTTGTCAGGTATTTCAATAGTTCGACCCCAATCCTCAGGTTTCCGCCCTCGTTTCCCCTGAGATCAATAATCAGGTTTTGAATCGATCTTTCGCGGATTAAATCGAAAATAGCCCTGAATTCAGTAGAAGGACTGTAGTTATATTTTAACCAAACATAATTATGGAAATCGGAAAGTCTCAGATAGGCGGTCTGGTGATCCAATAGGGCAAATTCAAATGGATTTTCCCGGGTTTTCTTCGGATCGTTCACCGTGGAATACCTTCTCCAGTAATTGTTGAATATTTCTTTAGAGGTAAGTGCCGGTACATCCACCGAAACCGCTGCAGTATCACCATACTTTCTTACCTTTAATCTAAAGGTATCGGGCCTGCCTATAAAAATGGCGTAATGCACCATGAACCGGTTGTAAGTCTGGTGGAGCGAGAACTGCTCGAGATTCCTGCGTCTGAATGTTTCAATAAAGCCGTTTGTATGAATCGTCGGCAACAGGGTTTCCAGAATTTGCCGTGAGGAAAGGTCGTTGATTTGCAGAATTTCTGTTCCGCGGTTTAAAGACAGGTCATTGCTTAGATTATTGTCAATAAACAGCCGGTTGTCAATGATCTTGATGAAAAAGGGAAACAGCGGCGATCCGGACTTGGACCCGGAGTGATAGTAAACGGTTTGTCCAATCTGGTTATCCCAATATTCCCTGGAAGGCAACGCAAAAGTATGCTCATCCCGGATTGATGTAACTACCCTGTTTACTATTTTGAAAAAGTCGGTTTCCGTCATCGGAGCCTTAATACTACTGTAGGAACGGGTAAACAAGGAGTCCATAGTTGCCTTGCTGGCATATCTGTGAAGCCCTATATGCACCTCTTGAAGAACCTCCCTCAGTATATTGAAGTCCTCTTGCAACGCCTGCACCTCAAACTTCCGCTGGGGAATATGACCTTCCCGGGCTGCTGCCTGATATTGGTGGCCAACTGCCGGGGATTTACTGCCGCCGTCATTTACACTGGCGACCTGGCCATACAGCCTCATGGAAATCAGAATCGGTGATATGATGATAAACACTAATATGTAAGACCTCATATTGGCAATCTGACATGATACAACAGGAAATGAAACAATATCGCGATTTTCTTTGATATGCCGGCGGAAATTGCACTGATTCTCATCATGAAGAATATGGAAATAAATAACCAATCAATAACGAGCAAAAACGAAAACATTAATTGCCCGGATCAACTTCTCCCTGCGAGAATTGATCCGGGCAGTTTGCATGCGGTACTACTGGTCTTGTTTCTTGAATGCGTTCTTTATCATTGGGCCTGTTTCGTGGCTGGTTTTAAAATCAAGGCCCAAAAATGCTGCGGTTGTTTCCGCTACCTGGTTCTGATAATAATTTCCTTTTACAGAGGTGATTTTACCCGAAGGGGTGTCAGGCCCTATGATGGCTATCCATATTTCGTCCGCGCCTTTCACGGAAGCTCCATGACTGCGCCAGGCGCCGGGCAGAGCAGTTCCCCGGCCATGGTCTGTTGTGATAATAAAGGTTGTTTTCCCCTTGTACCGCGGGTCGGATTGGGCGAAGTCCCAAAGTTCTTTAATGAACTTGTCTGTCTGATGGGCGGATTGAAGGTAGGAATCATAGCGTCCGTGATGGGCGAAATCATCGGTCTCCCCGTAAGCGACATATAATATTTGCGGGTGGCGCTTCTTCAAGTACTCCATGGCATAATGATGCGTGAAGGCGTCGTACCGAACTGAAGACCACAGCGGAGGGATTTCGTGCAGCAGCTCGTTTAGCAGTTGCTCCCGGCCGGTCAGGGGGCTGATGCTGGCGGTGTCGAAACCGGCGTTTACTGGATAATCAGACCTTTCCGCATTCAATATATAAGGGAACACGTCCCAGGATCCGAAAGCGGCTACCTTGCCTTTCATGCCCGGCTGTTCGCTGATGAAGTCGAGTACTGTTCGGTTGGGGTTTGGGATTTTATCATTGCTGTTAATCCTTTTATCGGCATGTCCGGTCAGTATCTCGTTATAACCGGGGTACGAAAACCAATGCGGGTTGGTGACATTTACGTAGGAATCTTCCTGCCGGTTGCCGTATAGTTGGCCTTGTCCGGCTACGGTACTCCAAAAGAAAGGCAGCAGGGCCTTCCGGCGTGCTTCGCCGGAAGCACGCCAGAACATTTTTTTTAACCTGATGCCGTCTTCTACGAAATCTTTATTTGCGATCAGTTCCGGGTCAGCCCCGGTGAATACTTCCTGCCAGCGGAGTCCGTCAAGGGTGATCAGAAAGATGTTCTCCGTCTTCATTTCCTGCGCTCCGGAGATCAAATAGCTGCATAGCAGTATTGTAAATAGCCAGGTCTTTTTCATTCGTTTATGATTAATCTTTCAATATCCACATCAGGGCATTCACGTTGTCGTTCCCGTTGAATTGGCGCCCAATGGCCTCTGCCACGTTGGCGCTGTTATGGTCAAGCTCGTTTTGCGGGTACATCCACCGGACGGGGATTCGGTCGGTAGGCGTGTTCAGGTTGGAAGCCGGGTTTATCGGGAAAGCCGGGTAGCCCGTTCTGCGGTACTCGAAATAGGAAACGTAGGGTGACTGCAAATAGTTAGCCAGATACTTCTGGGTAATGATCTGCTTGATCTGTTCTTCTTCTGTTGCAGCAAATGCCACACGTGGGAACGTCAGGTACTCCTGGATATAACCGTCGGTAATTGGCCTGTTATGATGGAATTGCGGGTCATCGGGCGTATTAACTTCAACGAAATGCATTGCCCCTTTTATTCCTTCCAGGTAATAGGACTCGCCGGAACCGGGTATCCAGCCCCTGACGGCAGCTTCAGCCAAAATAAATTGCAACTGCGCATAACTCAACATGCTAACCGGCTCTCCTTCAGGAAGCTGCTCGTAGCGGTCATTGACTGGCGAGAAATCCTTTGAAGAAGCAATGTGGCTCAGGCTGGAGTACACGATCGAAGGGTCCACTCCCACATAGGCATCCCAGTCCGAAACTGCTTTCCCGTCAGCGACCCTCACAGGCGAAGGGTTGGCGTAATAGAATAAGCGATAATCATCATACGCCTTCAATGTATCAATAAGATTGCTTGATACCATGTCGTAGATGGTGAACTGGTTATTCTCTTTATAATAGGGGTATTTTTGGTTTGCCTGATCAGAATAAACCAGGGCAAAATTGTCGCCGTTGCTTTCGAATAAGGGCCGTGAACTGGCAATGTCAGCGAACCGGTTCACGACATTCAGGTCCGGGTCAGCAGTCTTGCGGAACAGGTTGATGAGTACCTTTAACTGGAAGGTGTTTACCACTTTCCGCCAGTTCCCGACGGCTCCTCCATAGATGGGATCGCCTTCAAAATCACTTCCTGCTGCGAAGAGGCTGTCCGCTTTGTCCAGTTCATTCAGGATGCCAATGAAAACCTGCTTTTGGGTGTCGTATTCAGGTTTGACAATGTTGCTGTTTTCTCCCTGGATAGCCTGTGAATACGGAATGTCGCCTACCCGCATCGTGAGCTGGAAAAACCTCCAGGCTCTCACGAAATGTCCCAAAGCCGCGTAGGAGTTTCGCAGCTGCTCATCTGTGGCAAACTCCACCATTTTACCGATGTTGTTAAGGACGATAAGATCTCCGAAGCCGTACCGGCCGAAGTCGTTATATTGCTCGGCCTGCGGAAATTCGGTCCAGCAGATATACTTATCTACCGCGTTATGCATCATGAACGATTTCGTGTCACTGATATCATCCCGGGTGATATCCAGGATGAGGGTGGTTGCAAGCATGGAAGAAGAAACCTTTGCCGGTTCATTCGGATTGGTGTTGATCTCCCCGAATTTTTCACATCCCGCCGCCAGAACGGAAACGACCGCTCCCGCTAAAATATAATTGCTCAGTATCGTTTTCATTATCTGAATTCTTTTGAAATACTTAAAAGGTTAGGTTCAGGTTCATCCCGATATAGCGCACGGCAGGCGAGTTGAGGTCTTCGGTACCCCGGTCAGGATCGGAATACCTGAACTCTTTCAGCCATAGGAACATGTTTTGACCCGTGATGGCAACAGAAGCCGCGCTGGCGCCGATTTTTTCAGTGAGTGAAGAGGGGAAGCGATACTTCAGAGAAACTTCACGCAGTTTTATAAAGGTAGGGTCCATGGCTCCATCAGGTATGCCGCCGCGATATTCCCGGGCGAATGATTCGTAAGAAACAGGCACATCGTTTTTTTCGAATGCGCGTGTATCGCTGGTGATCCGGCCGTATTTATCATATTCTACTGCTCCGGAGATGACTTTTACCCCATCGCCAATATAGTTGGTCTTGCCGTGAACCACCTCGTCGTACCGCCACTGGTTATCGCTGTCGGGATGGGAGCCGGTATCCCACATTTTATCGTTAATGTAATTGTACATTATCCCGCCCACGCGTCCGTCGAAGCTCAGCGTGAGTTCGAGGTTTTTGTAGGCAAAGCTGTTGGAGAATCCGAATATCCAGTTTGGGTCTTCAAAGCCGAGGCGGCTTTGATAATCACTTTCCACAGGCAAGCCGTTCTGGTAGACCACATTGCCATTTGCGTCCCGCACCCAATCGTAATACAGGTAATTATCTTCCCTGGCGCCTTCCTTTACCCACATATTATCGGGCGAATAAATCGAATCCAGCTCCTTGTAATACAGGTGGGTAAATGACCAGTTGACCGTGGCGTTCCATTGAAAGTTTCCGCTTTTTACGGGCGTACCTCCCAGCGTAATTTCCATACCTTTTCGAACAAAGGATTGGTCGGTATTGATCAAGGTTGATTCAAACCCGGAGGCTTCGGAGATATCGGCATTCGTTTGAAGATTATACCGGTATTTGTTGAAGTAGGCTACATCCATGTGCAGCCTGCCCCTGAGAAAATAGGCTTCGGTACCTACTTCCCAGGTCCTGGATGTTTCGGGTGAAATGATGCCGCTTCCTATATTATCGGGATAGCTGGCGGCATTCAAGCCGTTCCATACACCTAAGGAGGTGGAGAAGGAGCGGTTAAGATCATATACGCCCAGGTCATTCTTTGAAACTGCCCAGGAGCCTCTTAATTTCCAGAACTGAAGCCAGGATGGCAGCTGGGCAAGCTCGCTTACGACAATGCTGGTTGCTACTGAAGGATAAAAATAAGAACGTGTGGCTTCCGGGAGAGTAGAACTCCAGTCATTTCTTCCGGTCACATCCAGGAACAAAGCGCTTTTCCATGACAAGCTCAATTTTCCGAATAAACTGTTTACCTGTTTCCTGAATTCGGAGGACGATGTGTTGGGTCTTTCCACCGATGATTCCAATGAATAAAATCCAGGAATACTCAGGCCATTCCTTGTGCTGGCAAACAGGTTCTTATCCTTGTAGAAGTAAATCGTTCCCCCGGCCAGCAGGTTCACGCCGAAGCTGCTATATTCCTTGTTGATGGTAAATATCAGGTCATTATTGGTGCTGAAGCCGGTGGAGTTATCAATTGAATAAATCCCCTTGGCGTCCCAGCCACCCCGGGTGCCGTTAATATTTGGCGGATTCCGTTGCGTATCTTCATCTGAATAATAATCCAGGCCGCTTCTGACCATCAAATTGGCATCTTTAAACAACTTATACGAGGCCGACAGGCTCATGTTGAATGTGTTTTCATGGATACCGTGCAATTTTTCATAGGCCATCAGGTAAGGGTTGTCGTACCAGGCCTTGTACAGCCAGTTTTGCTGCACATCGGGAGTGATCCAGTAATCCCTGTATTTTTCCAGGTTATACTCCGGCCCGGTCCACATCAGGATATTATACATGTAGCCCTGGTCGCCGTACCCGGCACCGTTTATCTGAGGTGTCGCACGCCGGCTGTATCCCATCGTGCCGGTCATATTGAATTTATCGGCCACCTTCATTTCCCCGGCAAGCGAAAAATTGGTCATGTTCACCTTTGCATTGGGATACTGTCCTTTGTGATAAATATCGGAAGCAGAAGCCCGGAAACTTCCCCTTTCACCCGATTGGGAAACGCTGACGCTTGTATTGGTCACAAAACCGGTTTCCAGGAAATTACTGAAATTATCTTTTCCGCGCGAGGTCAGTTCCATGTTCCGCATTTCCTTTAATTCCGGGTCCCACTGCATGGCCATTGTACCGATATCCAGTTTAGCTCCCCAAACGTAATCGGTGGGATCATAGTTGCCTCCCAGGCCGGCGCTGTAGCTGTGCTGCACCTCGGGCAATGTAAGAAAGCCGGCGGCAAACATGGTGTTACTGTTTACAGTCACCGCAAGACCGTCTTTATCTGCCCCTTTTTTCGTGGTGATAATAATAGCACCATTGCCACCCCGGGCTCCGTACAAGGCCGAAGCCGTAGCGCCTTTCAGCACGCTGATGTTCTCAATATTGTCAGCGCTGATATCCCTAAGCGACATATTGCCGTAAGGCACCCCGTCAATTACCAGCAGGGGGGAGGCCCCTCTCAGGGATATAGAAGGCTGCGCATAGAATTCTGTACTATTGTTAACCCTGAGGCCGGCGATCTTGCCGGTAAGCGCCGTGCCGATATCAACGCTTTTTACACTCCGGATAGCTTCACCGGAAATTTTTTGTACCGCGTAGCCCAGCGATTTTTCTTCGCGCTCAATACCTAGTGCAGTTACCACGATCTCCTCCAGTAAAGCGCGTTCCACATTGAGCGTGACATTGATATCGGAGCGGCCATTTACGGGTTCTTCAACAGCAGTATAACCCAGGAAGGAAAATACCAGGATGCCGTTGCCGGGTACGTTCTCCAGGCTGTACCGGCCGTCCGGACCGGTGGAGGTGCCGTGCTGGGTACCTTTTACCAAGATGCTTACGCCCGGTAAAGGGCCCTGCTCATCCGTAACGAGCCCGGTCACTATAAGAGAATCCTGCCGGTGAAAACCGGCCGGGCTATCCTGTACGGCGCTGGCAGGCGACGTTGCATTCCTATAAATTACCAGGCTGTTATTCATCTCTGTTGCAGTCAGCGGAGTTTTCTGAAGCAGTTCTTTTAGAATGTTCCCAATCGTCTCATCGGCGTACTCCAGCCGGTCGACGCGATATTCTTTCAGTTTGCCTGCTTCATAAGAGAAATGCACGCCGCTTCTTTTTTCGAGTTTCTTTACGGCGCTATAAAGAGACTCATTGGCAAAAGAGACGCTGAGTTTTACATTCTTCAGGCTTTGGCTTTTGCCCGATGCTGCCGACAGCGTTGCGGAAGCAGTTAAAATAATCAACAATACGGATGATAGTTTCATAGCCAGGTAAAGCGGTTTGGTTAACTTTTTTAGCATATTTGTAATGGTTTTTGGTTCGTTCTGAAAACTAAAATGCTGCGCTAAGCCTTCAGGTATAGCGATGCTGCATTTTTACTCCGTTCAATGCCCGTGGCAGCGGGCATTGAACTTTTATCGGCAAGGTTGTATAAGTTGATCGGTTTCGAGTATTACCTCCTTCCCTTCCTTTATCCGGTAGCTTAGCCCGTAAATAGCCTTGACCATATCCAGTACCTGATTGAGATTGTCGCTGGTATGGAAACTAATGGTTGTCCGGCAATTTGCGAAGAATGCCGGGTCGTAGTTTACGCTGATTCCATAGGCATTTTCAAGGGTCAGTATTAATTCCCGGAACGGAACTTCATACAGGTTAACAGCGCCCTGGCGCCATTTGATTACATTGCCTGATTCTACCGTACGTGTGTAATGTTCCCGGGAGCGCTTATTAATGATCAGCTCATCGTTCCGGCTGAATGTTCCCAGGTTCAGGGACGAATCACTTATCTGCACCCTGCCGCTTGCCACGGTGATTTTGGCTTCTTCCAGGTTATTAAATGATTTCACGTTGAATGAAGTGCCCAGAACAGTCACGTTAATCCCTGATGCGAACACCCTGAACGGCCGCTGCTCGTTCCGCCTGACATCAAAAAAAGCTTCCCCGTTTACCAGCTGCACATCCCGCGTCGCACCGAAAGTCCTGGGATATTTAACGGTGCTGCCGGCATTCAGCCAAAGGACCGAGCTGTCGGGCAGCAGCAGTTGCATTACTTTTCCCTGAGAAGCACTTGCCGTGATATAGTCAGCTTTTCCTTTACCCGAAAGGTAGTAAATAAAAAGGGCCGCGGCGCAGCAGAGGGCAATAGAAGCAGCGATACGCAGAAAAGGCAGTTTCCCCTGCATACGCCGGGAAGTTCGGCCATCGATTCGCTCGTTGATCCCGGCAAGCATCTCCTTTTCAATGGCCTGCATTTTTTCTTCGTCGCCCAGAAGCGTCTCGTCTGCTTCTTCGTTTCCGGCGGTCACCCATTCGTCCAGAATCCTCTTTTCTTCCTCAGAGAAAGGCTCAGGCAGGTTGCTGTTCAGCAGATCTATGATTTTACGCTTTCCTTCCACAATGATTCATTGCTAGCTTTATATAACTAATACAATTCCGGCGCCGGGAGGTACCAGAACTTTTTTAAAAAATTATATGGAAGCCTTATCCGGAAAGCGACGGGTGAAAAATCATTATATCTTAGAGCGAAGGATCCTGAGCGCGTTGGACAGCTGATTCTTTACCGTTTGAGGGGCAATGTTTAATGCGGTTGCAATTTCCTTTATCGCCATATTCTTATTCCGGCTCAAAACCAGTATGTGCCGCATTTTGGGAGGAAGCTGGTTGATTTCCCGCTCCAGCAGCACAGAAAGCTGGCTGGCTTCATAGTGATCTTCCGGGGAGTGATCTTTTTCCTCGCGATTGCCGAAGGCGTTCTGAAGCCTTTTTTTTCGTGAAAGCTCTTTCTTTAGGTAATTAATAATGTTGTTCTTTAAGATTGTAAAAAGGAAACCTGATACCGGGTAGGAAGTATCCAGCTGCTCCCTTTTGTCCCATACCTTCACAAACGTATCCTGAACGATATCTTTTGCGTCGTCGACCGAGCCCAGCGCCTGGTAAGCAACGGAGAAAAGCTTCTTCCATTGCATTTCGTACAGCTTATTAAAAGCAGTCCGGTCTCCCTGCTTTAAGAGTTCCGTCAATCTGGCCAACTCGGGGTCATCCAACACTTCTGAATGGTTCTTTTACCGAAATTAAACAAATTGCCCCATAAAAGGAAAAGTAAATTCAGTGATTGTCAACGGCAGGCGGTGGAACTTAAAGCCGCTGGTGACTTTAGGCCGTGGTTCATTGCCAGACACTTGCAGGCTATTTATAATTCCCGTACTTTTAAGGATACTGCGAAACCTTCATCGTTGATTGCTTTGCCTTTCCCTGACCGCTATACCAGAATCCTTACGTAAAGAAATCAATTATGATGTTGGCGAGAATACTCTTCCTGTTCGTTAGCTTCCTTACCGGTACTCAGCATGTTTTCGGGCAGGATCCTTATTGCCGCAGCTCTTTAAATCGAAAAGGCTTGCATGACGCAAGCCTTCGACCTTATTGAATTTCTATCCGCCTTGGTGCAAGACGCTTGGCTTCTTCCTTTTTAGGAATGGTAAGGTGGAGCAATCCATCTTTATAGGTTGCCCTGATCTGGTCCTCATCCACCACATCCTTCGGTAAGCTGAAGCTGCGCTGGAAAGATTGGTAGCTGAATTCCCTGCGGGTGTATCCGCTTTCCCGTTTTTCGTCTTCTTGCCGCCGCTGGGAGGAAATGGTAAGCAGGTTGCCGTCAAGCGAAACCTCAAAGTCCTCTTTCTTCATGCCCGGAGCGGCCAGCTCGACTACGAAATTGTCCATGTTTTCTTTGATATTCACGGATGGTACCGTGGTGCTGGTCGACGAAAAATTGTTGTTACCCCAGTTAAAAAGTTCGCGATCAAAGAAATCGTCGAACACAGAGGGAATCGTCGGGGAAAAACGTCCCTGTTTTCTGATGAGTGACATAATTGCCTCCTTTTTTATGGTTAAACAAATGGTTATTCGCCGGTTGAATAACATCGAGCCGTTATTGCAAAATGCTCAAAATATATACCAAGGGGCTGTTTTTCTGAAAAAAAATCAGCATACTGCCATTTTTTCTGCCAAGCGGTAGATTAATTAATCAGTAAATGATAAATACGCAATGCTGTTGAGTAAGCGCTAGTCGAATCGATATGAAATTCCCGTGGTGACAAAGCGATCCTTGCTGCCGGCCAGTATGGTCGAACCCGCCGTAAGATCCAGCTGTAGATTATTTTTCAGCAGCCATGCTACGCCCATGTCGATATTATGATCAGGTCTCGCAGAACTTGCAAACTGTGAAAAATATTCAGCGAAAAAAGACAGTGCTTCTGTGGCAAAAAAACCCGCCGAGGTGGTAAGTATCCAATTGTTCGTTGTGGCCACTCCGTCCAGCGACCAGCCGACATTGTAAACTACGGAAAATTTTTCCAAAAACTCATTCTGGAATGCCAACGATAAGGTTGCGGGTTGGTTCCGGGGCCGGAAATTCCGGCTCGCTGAAAACGGAAGGCCGATATTTCCCACGGCAGTGATGTCCGGAAACAGTCCCTTTTGCAAAGCAATCCGGTGTTTCACGCTGATCCCGACCGGCATTATGCCGGTTTTTGATTTCATTCTCCCATAATCCACCGACAAACGGATTTCCGTTTTGGAAAACAGGCCGTAACGCAGCATGGTATTGTGTAACAGGTATTGGCTTTCTTCTTTTCCGTAGGTAAACCCTGTTTCGAGCTGAAAGGATCCTTTCGGCGAGGTGTAAGTGCCGTCACTTTGGTCAGGCCTGTCTGTATTAATGGGTTCAGAGGTCTGGGAAACTGCCACGTAATGAGAGCATGAGGCTCGCTTTTTTCCACGGTCTATTACCAGAATATCAAAAATCCGATACAACGGGTAAATAGCGTCTATGCCGACACCATCTTAAATCGTGTGTACACCAACGCAGATAAGGCCAGCCGCCTTGGCCTGGAACTGGGAATAGACTACCGTTCAGGGCGTAGATTCACGGTTTCTGTCGCCGAACTTATCCGTTAAAAAGACGTTTTTTGAAGGCCGCTTCACCGCTTTACTCCAGTGGCAAAACATAGACCTGGGTTTATTTGAAGCCAACCAGCAGCGGATCACCACTTCAGGACCCGATTTTTACACGACTACAAACTATATTTATGAGACCGATGTTTTCATGCTGAACTTAAGTTTCAACTTAAATACATCGGCGAGAAAAATCAAACTGCCGGTGAGTGAGTTCGGAGAAAGGGAATTCTAAAAACGTATTCACATTGAATAAAATAAACATCCGAAGCGTAACGAAGAATGATGTGATGGAATTGCAGAAAATTGCACGCGAGACTTTTTTCGATACATTTTCGGCAGAAAACACTAAAGAGAATATGGAAAAATACCTCGCAGAAAGACTTTCTGTTGACGCGCTGGTTACTGAACTGAATAATGCAGATTCTGAATTTTACTTTGCAGAAGCCGATAACAAAGTTGCGGGGTATCTGAAAATAAATGTTGGTGATGCACAAACAGAACTACAGGACGATAATGCTGTTGAAATTGAGC is a window from the Anseongella ginsenosidimutans genome containing:
- a CDS encoding SusC/RagA family TonB-linked outer membrane protein, whose amino-acid sequence is MLKKLTKPLYLAMKLSSVLLIILTASATLSAASGKSQSLKNVKLSVSFANESLYSAVKKLEKRSGVHFSYEAGKLKEYRVDRLEYADETIGNILKELLQKTPLTATEMNNSLVIYRNATSPASAVQDSPAGFHRQDSLIVTGLVTDEQGPLPGVSILVKGTQHGTSTGPDGRYSLENVPGNGILVFSFLGYTAVEEPVNGRSDINVTLNVERALLEEIVVTALGIEREEKSLGYAVQKISGEAIRSVKSVDIGTALTGKIAGLRVNNSTEFYAQPSISLRGASPLLVIDGVPYGNMSLRDISADNIENISVLKGATASALYGARGGNGAIIITTKKGADKDGLAVTVNSNTMFAAGFLTLPEVQHSYSAGLGGNYDPTDYVWGAKLDIGTMAMQWDPELKEMRNMELTSRGKDNFSNFLETGFVTNTSVSVSQSGERGSFRASASDIYHKGQYPNAKVNMTNFSLAGEMKVADKFNMTGTMGYSRRATPQINGAGYGDQGYMYNILMWTGPEYNLEKYRDYWITPDVQQNWLYKAWYDNPYLMAYEKLHGIHENTFNMSLSASYKLFKDANLMVRSGLDYYSDEDTQRNPPNINGTRGGWDAKGIYSIDNSTGFSTNNDLIFTINKEYSSFGVNLLAGGTIYFYKDKNLFASTRNGLSIPGFYSLESSVERPNTSSSEFRKQVNSLFGKLSLSWKSALFLDVTGRNDWSSTLPEATRSYFYPSVATSIVVSELAQLPSWLQFWKLRGSWAVSKNDLGVYDLNRSFSTSLGVWNGLNAASYPDNIGSGIISPETSRTWEVGTEAYFLRGRLHMDVAYFNKYRYNLQTNADISEASGFESTLINTDQSFVRKGMEITLGGTPVKSGNFQWNATVNWSFTHLYYKELDSIYSPDNMWVKEGAREDNYLYYDWVRDANGNVVYQNGLPVESDYQSRLGFEDPNWIFGFSNSFAYKNLELTLSFDGRVGGIMYNYINDKMWDTGSHPDSDNQWRYDEVVHGKTNYIGDGVKVISGAVEYDKYGRITSDTRAFEKNDVPVSYESFAREYRGGIPDGAMDPTFIKLREVSLKYRFPSSLTEKIGASAASVAITGQNMFLWLKEFRYSDPDRGTEDLNSPAVRYIGMNLNLTF
- a CDS encoding RNA polymerase sigma factor translates to MLDDPELARLTELLKQGDRTAFNKLYEMQWKKLFSVAYQALGSVDDAKDIVQDTFVKVWDKREQLDTSYPVSGFLFTILKNNIINYLKKELSRKKRLQNAFGNREEKDHSPEDHYEASQLSVLLEREINQLPPKMRHILVLSRNKNMAIKEIATALNIAPQTVKNQLSNALRILRSKI
- a CDS encoding Hsp20/alpha crystallin family protein, encoding MSLIRKQGRFSPTIPSVFDDFFDRELFNWGNNNFSSTSTTVPSVNIKENMDNFVVELAAPGMKKEDFEVSLDGNLLTISSQRRQEDEKRESGYTRREFSYQSFQRSFSLPKDVVDEDQIRATYKDGLLHLTIPKKEEAKRLAPRRIEIQ
- a CDS encoding SusD/RagB family nutrient-binding outer membrane lipoprotein produces the protein MKTILSNYILAGAVVSVLAAGCEKFGEINTNPNEPAKVSSSMLATTLILDITRDDISDTKSFMMHNAVDKYICWTEFPQAEQYNDFGRYGFGDLIVLNNIGKMVEFATDEQLRNSYAALGHFVRAWRFFQLTMRVGDIPYSQAIQGENSNIVKPEYDTQKQVFIGILNELDKADSLFAAGSDFEGDPIYGGAVGNWRKVVNTFQLKVLINLFRKTADPDLNVVNRFADIASSRPLFESNGDNFALVYSDQANQKYPYYKENNQFTIYDMVSSNLIDTLKAYDDYRLFYYANPSPVRVADGKAVSDWDAYVGVDPSIVYSSLSHIASSKDFSPVNDRYEQLPEGEPVSMLSYAQLQFILAEAAVRGWIPGSGESYYLEGIKGAMHFVEVNTPDDPQFHHNRPITDGYIQEYLTFPRVAFAATEEEQIKQIITQKYLANYLQSPYVSYFEYRRTGYPAFPINPASNLNTPTDRIPVRWMYPQNELDHNSANVAEAIGRQFNGNDNVNALMWILKD
- a CDS encoding FecR family protein — protein: MEGKRKIIDLLNSNLPEPFSEEEKRILDEWVTAGNEEADETLLGDEEKMQAIEKEMLAGINERIDGRTSRRMQGKLPFLRIAASIALCCAAALFIYYLSGKGKADYITASASQGKVMQLLLPDSSVLWLNAGSTVKYPRTFGATRDVQLVNGEAFFDVRRNEQRPFRVFASGINVTVLGTSFNVKSFNNLEEAKITVASGRVQISDSSLNLGTFSRNDELIINKRSREHYTRTVESGNVIKWRQGAVNLYEVPFRELILTLENAYGISVNYDPAFFANCRTTISFHTSDNLNQVLDMVKAIYGLSYRIKEGKEVILETDQLIQPCR
- a CDS encoding phosphoglyceromutase → MKKTWLFTILLCSYLISGAQEMKTENIFLITLDGLRWQEVFTGADPELIANKDFVEDGIRLKKMFWRASGEARRKALLPFFWSTVAGQGQLYGNRQEDSYVNVTNPHWFSYPGYNEILTGHADKRINSNDKIPNPNRTVLDFISEQPGMKGKVAAFGSWDVFPYILNAERSDYPVNAGFDTASISPLTGREQLLNELLHEIPPLWSSVRYDAFTHHYAMEYLKKRHPQILYVAYGETDDFAHHGRYDSYLQSAHQTDKFIKELWDFAQSDPRYKGKTTFIITTDHGRGTALPGAWRSHGASVKGADEIWIAIIGPDTPSGKITSVKGNYYQNQVAETTAAFLGLDFKTSHETGPMIKNAFKKQDQ
- a CDS encoding S41 family peptidase — protein: MRLYGQVASVNDGGSKSPAVGHQYQAAAREGHIPQRKFEVQALQEDFNILREVLQEVHIGLHRYASKATMDSLFTRSYSSIKAPMTETDFFKIVNRVVTSIRDEHTFALPSREYWDNQIGQTVYYHSGSKSGSPLFPFFIKIIDNRLFIDNNLSNDLSLNRGTEILQINDLSSRQILETLLPTIHTNGFIETFRRRNLEQFSLHQTYNRFMVHYAIFIGRPDTFRLKVRKYGDTAAVSVDVPALTSKEIFNNYWRRYSTVNDPKKTRENPFEFALLDHQTAYLRLSDFHNYVWLKYNYSPSTEFRAIFDLIRERSIQNLIIDLRGNEGGNLRIGVELLKYLTKQDFRPYNYHEVKNYRFPDVRQYFSDSTALKDYPDELFILQKDGTYRSDAEYETEEWSRPMQRDPKAYQHNLYVLINGATGSAASILATLIRVNRKDAIFIGEESGGDMEGPVSGTGTDITLPNTKIRVDIPFVKRVVNLNGYEPLKGRGILPDYTVAPSLDDFAGNKDTELEFTISLIKSNPD